One stretch of Ursus arctos isolate Adak ecotype North America unplaced genomic scaffold, UrsArc2.0 scaffold_37, whole genome shotgun sequence DNA includes these proteins:
- the LOC130542571 gene encoding ral guanine nucleotide dissociation stimulator-like encodes MFLATYRAYATTQEVLDQLVTSYGCVLSSWDEIGGDQEQRGTVISSILGTWLDHYPEDFFQPPEFPCLKTLLAYVGLLVPGSDLEQRAWLLLSRLRHLEPAEPEAGGEEDWG; translated from the exons atgttcctggccacatacagagcttacgctaccacccaggaggtgctggaccagctggtgacaag ctacggatgcgtcctctcttcctgggacgagatcggcggagaccaggagcagcggggcac ggtcatctcctccatcctgggcacctggctggaccactaccctgaagatttcttccagcccccagaatttccctgcctaaagacactactggcatacgtagggctcctcgtgccaggctcagacctggagcaacgtgcctggctcctcctctctcggctgcgacacctcgagcccgctgagccggaggctgggggtgaggaggactgggggtga